In the Vitis vinifera cultivar Pinot Noir 40024 chromosome 2, ASM3070453v1 genome, one interval contains:
- the LOC132254855 gene encoding uncharacterized protein LOC132254855: MEQKECQKPFKMELKAMCFYAFLVLFVGVIVGLCLCGFSGALEGEMRDTFIQLHGNMARNIRNGFITFTIKSLHFFISKFLQFRFSAPLHSAPCTTSRLLFWVGFTRSIGSMDSPIS, from the exons atGGAACAAAAAGAGTGCCAGAAGCCATTCAAGATGGAGCTCAAGGCTATGTGCTTCTATGCTTTTCTAGTGCTGTTTGTGGGTGTGATTGTAGGCTTATGCTTGTGTGGGTTTTCAGGAGCTTTGGAGGGAGAAATGAGAGACACATTCA TACAACTACATGGGAACATGGCAAGAAACATCCGCAATGGCTTCATCACCTTCACGATCAAATCTCTCCATTTCTTCATTTCCAAGTTTCTGCAGTTCAGATTCTCGGCGCCACTGCATTCTGCGCCATGTACCACCTCTAGGCTGCTATTTTGGGTGGGATTTACTCGATCAATCGGTTCTATGGACTCCCCAATTTCCTAG
- the LOC104882430 gene encoding uncharacterized protein LOC104882430, translating to MEQKECQKPFRMELKAMCFYAFLVLFVGVIVGLCLCGFSGALEGEMRDTFIQLHGNMARNIRNGFITFTIKSLHFFISKFLQFRFSAPLHSAPCTTSRLLFWVGFTRSIGSTDSPIS from the exons atGGAACAAAAAGAATGCCAGAAGCCATTCAGGATGGAGCTCAAGGCTATGTGCTTCTATGCTTTTCTAGTGCTGTTTGTGGGTGTGATTGTAGGCTTATGCTTGTGTGGGTTTTCAGGAGCTTTGGAGGGAGAAATGAGAGACACATTCA TACAACTACATGGGAACATGGCAAGAAACATCCGCAATGGCTTCATCACCTTCACGATCAAATCTCTCCATTTCTTCATTTCCAAGTTTCTGCAGTTCAGATTCTCGGCGCCACTGCATTCTGCGCCATGTACCACCTCTAGGCTGCTATTTTGGGTGGGATTTACTCGATCAATCGGTTCTACGGACTCCCCAATTTCCTAG